The following proteins are co-located in the Silene latifolia isolate original U9 population chromosome 1, ASM4854445v1, whole genome shotgun sequence genome:
- the LOC141655410 gene encoding uncharacterized protein LOC141655410 codes for MEYLSRVLSFVTAKMNFKYHALCGQLKLTHLMLADDLLLFIKGDIGSIMILLRVYATFSAASGVQMNTLKSNIYFNGVATDVKDSLWVKWVNHIYIKGANWTDYTPKQDSSWSWKSVCRVKDQFKQVYSTGTWTLQPKGYSMNSGYQHIRFKFPEVSWHKCIWNKWRVPKHSFINWIIIREALPLKDRLVQYGVCTDDRCCICSIHAETHTHLFQQCDYNKA; via the exons ATGGAGTACCTCAGCAGAGTGTTAAGTTTTGTTACTGCAAAGATGAACTTTAAGTACCATGCTCTTTGTGGACAACTGAAGTTGACCCACCTCATGCTTGCTGACGACTTGCTATTGTTTATCAAAGGGGACATTGGGTCAATCATGATACTTCTAAGGGTTTATGCTACCTTCTCAGCAGCATCAGGTGTGCAAATGAATACTCTGAAATCAAACATCTACTTCAATGGTGTTGCAACTGAT GTTAAAG ATAGTCTGTGGGTTAAGTGGGTTAACCACATATACATAAAAGGTGCCAACTGGACTGATTATACTCCAAAGCAAGACTCAAGTTGGAGTTGGAAATCAGTCTGCCGAGTGAAAGATCAGTTTAAGCAAGTTTATTCTACTGGTACTTGGACACTACAGCCAAAAGGGTATTCAATGAATTCTGGATATCAACATATAAGATTCAAGTTCCCCGAAGTTTCATGGCATAAATGTATCTGGAATAAATGGCGTGTTCCTAAACATAGCTTCATTAACTGGATTATTATTAGAGAAGCTTTACCATTGAAGGATAGATTGGTTCAATATGGGGTATGTACTGATGATAGATGTTGCATATGCTCTATTCATGCTGAAACTCATACCCATTTGTTCCAACAATGCGACTACAACAAAGCTTGA